The following are encoded in a window of Oncorhynchus mykiss isolate Arlee chromosome 31, USDA_OmykA_1.1, whole genome shotgun sequence genomic DNA:
- the igfbp7 gene encoding insulin-like growth factor-binding protein 7 precursor, which translates to MLVFFAVVLSLSLTSAFADRVPRSCGACEPSLCDALPEVGCKSGTIFDSCGCCSLCAAGEGEPCRGRGTTAKRCASGLECVKSDKNKKTKLGVCACKTKYEVCGSDGVTYKTGCDLKVASLKAVSEEKPEIKVLNKGKCATAPVIVTAPGEVYNVTGSQVYLSCEAIGIPTPVITWKKVTSGKQRMELLPGDRDNLAIQTRGGPEKHEVTGWVLISPLTKEEAGSYECHAVNTKGEASAVGTIHVVESIDDIPVKKVAKDDEL; encoded by the exons ATGTTAGTGTTTTTCGCTGTGGTCTTATCGTTGTCACTTACGTCCGCATTTGCGGACCGAGTGCCGCGCAGTTGTGGCGCTTGTGAACCCAGTCTGTGCGACGCTCTCCCAGAGGTGGGCTGCAAGTCTGGCACGATTTTCGACTCCTGCGGTTGTTGTTCACTTTGCGCGGCTGGAGAGGGGGAGCCATGCAGGGGGCGCGGAACCACAGCCAAGCGTTGCGCCTCTGGACTGGAGTGCGTTAAGAGCGACAAGAACAAGAAAACAAAGCTCGGAGTTTGCGCCTGCAAGACCAAATACGAAGTGTGTGGCTCCGATGGAGTGACCTATAAAACTGGCTGCGACTTGAAAGTTGCCAGCCTGAAAGCGGTGAGCGAGGAGAAGCCTGAAATAAAGGTCCTCAATAAAGGAAAATGCGCAACAG CACCTGTCATTGTGACGGCCCCTGGTGAGGTCTACAATGTCACAGGCTCCCAGGTGTACCTGAGCTGCGAGGCCATTGGAATCCCCACCCCCGTGATCACCTGGAAGAAG GTCACCAGCGGAAAACAGAGAATGGAGCTGCTTCCAGGAGACAGAGACAACCTGGCCATTCAGACCCGTGGAGGACCTGAGAAACATGAGGTCACCGGCTGGGTCTTG ATCTCGCCGCTCACCAAGGAAGAGGCGGGCTCGTATGAGTGCCACGCTGTCAACACCAAGGGAGAGGCCTCAGCGGTGGGCACCATTCATGTGGTGGAGTCCATCGATGACATCCCTGTCAAGAAAG TGGCCAAGGATGATGAGCTGTAA